One part of the Phoenix dactylifera cultivar Barhee BC4 chromosome 4, palm_55x_up_171113_PBpolish2nd_filt_p, whole genome shotgun sequence genome encodes these proteins:
- the LOC103714186 gene encoding YTH domain-containing protein ECT4-like isoform X1: protein MDAAAKPEKAIEDAMKNLKIDLPPKASNVKMCGLKDASPSDSTSCISSEDATSSIKESEVDQKALVGDQCMYYYGYYYPGLALILCVLSAFERYIFPLSDGRAGTGFNGSFGEWDDQSYLLGSDGLEMQPPAVQADNGSFVYYMPGIQPGYTSYSTFLPGAMVGVDGQYLSQQPYYPTPIIPQPLASPGPVPQPVSYGPELVPAYPWDPSLLFPGALQGKTINGNPSNPCSKPNFSSQSHTLAHSKASPTTTSTSETKGSSPALDVSLTPAVRGQPLKQANKVAAAVLSKGYLPINKFASYTNQGKGGLLYPSSSINLKEDGRSLVGSEKLKARNKLHGLGDFDLLNEQNRGPRTNSSKSSWNSEVAPVGSLTAEKNQNSSISISAIVNKDDFNHPDFPTKYDHALFYVIKSYSEDDIHKSIKYNVWASTSNGNQRLDNAFQVAQEKMAGNGSKCPVFLFFSVNASGQFCGVAEMIGRVDFGKNMDFWQQDKWNGFFPVKWHIIKDVPNRQFRHIILENNDNKPVTNSRDAQEVKFPQGTEMLNIFKSYSSKASILDDFGFYENRQKGMQEKRSKQPTPNLVLSMPKADELAQFAKQGDPKFEVSSPQLTEMAAGKTKEDQTMVVAAK from the exons ATGGACGCGGCAGCCAAACCAGAGAAGG CTATTGAAGATGCTATGAAAAATCTGAAGATAGACCTACCACCAAAAGCCAGCAATGTCAAGATG TGTGGCCTTAAAGATGCAAGCCCCTCTGATTCAACATCTTGCATCTCCTCGGAGGATGCAACGAGCAGTATCAAAGAAAGTGAGGTGGACCAGAAAGCTCTGGTGGGCGATCAGTGCATGTATTACTATGGATACTACTATCCAGGTTTGGCTCTTATCCTATGTGTTTTATCAGCTTTTGAGAGATATATTTTTCCCTTGTCTGATGGTAGAGCAGGCACAGGGTTTAATGGGTCGTTTGGAGAATGGGATGACCAAAGTTACCTTTTGGGATCTGATGGCTTAGAAATGCAGCCTCCT GCCGTTCAAGCAGATAATGGATCCTTTGTATACTATATGCCAGGCATTCAACCTGGATATACTTCTTACAGCACATTCTTACCTGGAGCTATGGTCGGTGTTGATGGACAGTACTTGAGTCAACAGCCATATTACCCAACTCCTATAATCCCTCAACCACTTGCATCTCCAGGGCCTGTCCCTCAACCAGTTTCTTATGGACCTGAGCTGGTTCCTGCATATCCATGGGATCCATCTCTTCTTTTTCCAGGTGCACTCCAAGGAAAAACAATTAACGGGAATCCATCAAATCCATGTAGCAAGCCTAATTTCTCTTCCCAGAGCCACACACTTGCCCATTCAAAAGCTTCACCAACCACAACATCTACCTCAGAAACAAAAGGATCCTCACCAGCATTAGATGTGTCACTGACTCCTGCAGTACGGGGTCAACCTTTGAAGCAGGCGAATAAG GTTGCTGCTGCTGTTCTATCCAAAGGTTATCTTCCCATAAACAAGTTTGCTTCGTACACTAACCAAGGGAAAGGAGGCCTGCTGTATCCAAGCAGCTCCATTAATTTGAAAGAAGATGGAAGAAGTTTGGTTGGCAGCGAGAAGCTGAAAGCAAGAAACAAGCTACATGGCCTTGGCGATTTTGATTTGCTAAATGAACAGAACCGTGGTCCAAGAACAAATAGCTCCAAAAGTTCTTGGAACTCTGAGGTTGCACCAGTTGGATCTCTCACTGCTGAGAAGAATCAGAACAGTAGCATCTCAATTTCTGCTATTGTAAATAAAGATGACTTTAACCATCCTGATTTTCCTACAAAGTATGATCATGCTttgttttatgtgataaaatcatACAGTGAAGATGACATTCACAAGAGTATTAAGTATAATGTATGGGCAAGCACTTCAAATGGAAATCAAAGGCTTGACAATGCTTTTCAAGTTGCACAGGAGAAGATGGCAGGAAATGGTAGCAAGTGTCctgtgtttcttttcttttct GTTAACGCAAGTGGTCAGTTTTGTGGTGTAGCTGAAATGATTGGTCGAGTAGATTTTGGCAAGAACATGGATTTTTGGCAACAAGACAAGTGGAACGGGTTTTTCCCAGTAAAGTGGCACATAATAAAGGATGTTCCGAATCGACAGTTTCGTCATATAATATTGGAGAACAATGACAACAAGCCTGTTACAAATAGCAGAGATGCACAAGAG GTGAAATTTCCCCAAGGTACTGAGATGTTGAACATTTTTAAGAGCTATTCCTCAAAGGCTTCCATACTGGATGACTTTGGCTTTTATGAGAATCGGCAGAAAGGCATGCAGGAGAAAAGGAGCAAGCAACCTACTCCAAATTTGGTTCTTTCAATG CCAAAAGCTGATGAATTGGCCCAATTTGCAAAGCAAGGTGATCCAAAGTTTGAAGTTTCGAGTCCCCAGTTGACAGAGATGGCTGCCGGAAAGACCAAGGAAGATCAAACAATGGTGGTTGCAGCGAAGTAA
- the LOC103714186 gene encoding YTH domain-containing protein ECT4-like isoform X4: MDAAAKPEKAIEDAMKNLKIDLPPKASNVKMCGLKDASPSDSTSCISSEDATSSIKESEVDQKALVGDQCMYYYGYYYPGFNGSFGEWDDQSYLLGSDGLEMQPPAVQADNGSFVYYMPGIQPGYTSYSTFLPGAMVGVDGQYLSQQPYYPTPIIPQPLASPGPVPQPVSYGPELVPAYPWDPSLLFPGALQGKTINGNPSNPCSKPNFSSQSHTLAHSKASPTTTSTSETKGSSPALDVSLTPAVRGQPLKQANKVAAAVLSKGYLPINKFASYTNQGKGGLLYPSSSINLKEDGRSLVGSEKLKARNKLHGLGDFDLLNEQNRGPRTNSSKSSWNSEVAPVGSLTAEKNQNSSISISAIVNKDDFNHPDFPTKYDHALFYVIKSYSEDDIHKSIKYNVWASTSNGNQRLDNAFQVAQEKMAGNGSKCPVFLFFSVNASGQFCGVAEMIGRVDFGKNMDFWQQDKWNGFFPVKWHIIKDVPNRQFRHIILENNDNKPVTNSRDAQEVKFPQGTEMLNIFKSYSSKASILDDFGFYENRQKGMQEKRSKQPTPNLVLSMPKADELAQFAKQGDPKFEVSSPQLTEMAAGKTKEDQTMVVAAK, from the exons ATGGACGCGGCAGCCAAACCAGAGAAGG CTATTGAAGATGCTATGAAAAATCTGAAGATAGACCTACCACCAAAAGCCAGCAATGTCAAGATG TGTGGCCTTAAAGATGCAAGCCCCTCTGATTCAACATCTTGCATCTCCTCGGAGGATGCAACGAGCAGTATCAAAGAAAGTGAGGTGGACCAGAAAGCTCTGGTGGGCGATCAGTGCATGTATTACTATGGATACTACTATCCAG GGTTTAATGGGTCGTTTGGAGAATGGGATGACCAAAGTTACCTTTTGGGATCTGATGGCTTAGAAATGCAGCCTCCT GCCGTTCAAGCAGATAATGGATCCTTTGTATACTATATGCCAGGCATTCAACCTGGATATACTTCTTACAGCACATTCTTACCTGGAGCTATGGTCGGTGTTGATGGACAGTACTTGAGTCAACAGCCATATTACCCAACTCCTATAATCCCTCAACCACTTGCATCTCCAGGGCCTGTCCCTCAACCAGTTTCTTATGGACCTGAGCTGGTTCCTGCATATCCATGGGATCCATCTCTTCTTTTTCCAGGTGCACTCCAAGGAAAAACAATTAACGGGAATCCATCAAATCCATGTAGCAAGCCTAATTTCTCTTCCCAGAGCCACACACTTGCCCATTCAAAAGCTTCACCAACCACAACATCTACCTCAGAAACAAAAGGATCCTCACCAGCATTAGATGTGTCACTGACTCCTGCAGTACGGGGTCAACCTTTGAAGCAGGCGAATAAG GTTGCTGCTGCTGTTCTATCCAAAGGTTATCTTCCCATAAACAAGTTTGCTTCGTACACTAACCAAGGGAAAGGAGGCCTGCTGTATCCAAGCAGCTCCATTAATTTGAAAGAAGATGGAAGAAGTTTGGTTGGCAGCGAGAAGCTGAAAGCAAGAAACAAGCTACATGGCCTTGGCGATTTTGATTTGCTAAATGAACAGAACCGTGGTCCAAGAACAAATAGCTCCAAAAGTTCTTGGAACTCTGAGGTTGCACCAGTTGGATCTCTCACTGCTGAGAAGAATCAGAACAGTAGCATCTCAATTTCTGCTATTGTAAATAAAGATGACTTTAACCATCCTGATTTTCCTACAAAGTATGATCATGCTttgttttatgtgataaaatcatACAGTGAAGATGACATTCACAAGAGTATTAAGTATAATGTATGGGCAAGCACTTCAAATGGAAATCAAAGGCTTGACAATGCTTTTCAAGTTGCACAGGAGAAGATGGCAGGAAATGGTAGCAAGTGTCctgtgtttcttttcttttct GTTAACGCAAGTGGTCAGTTTTGTGGTGTAGCTGAAATGATTGGTCGAGTAGATTTTGGCAAGAACATGGATTTTTGGCAACAAGACAAGTGGAACGGGTTTTTCCCAGTAAAGTGGCACATAATAAAGGATGTTCCGAATCGACAGTTTCGTCATATAATATTGGAGAACAATGACAACAAGCCTGTTACAAATAGCAGAGATGCACAAGAG GTGAAATTTCCCCAAGGTACTGAGATGTTGAACATTTTTAAGAGCTATTCCTCAAAGGCTTCCATACTGGATGACTTTGGCTTTTATGAGAATCGGCAGAAAGGCATGCAGGAGAAAAGGAGCAAGCAACCTACTCCAAATTTGGTTCTTTCAATG CCAAAAGCTGATGAATTGGCCCAATTTGCAAAGCAAGGTGATCCAAAGTTTGAAGTTTCGAGTCCCCAGTTGACAGAGATGGCTGCCGGAAAGACCAAGGAAGATCAAACAATGGTGGTTGCAGCGAAGTAA
- the LOC103714186 gene encoding YTH domain-containing protein ECT4-like isoform X2, which produces MKNLKIDLPPKASNVKMCGLKDASPSDSTSCISSEDATSSIKESEVDQKALVGDQCMYYYGYYYPGLALILCVLSAFERYIFPLSDGRAGTGFNGSFGEWDDQSYLLGSDGLEMQPPAVQADNGSFVYYMPGIQPGYTSYSTFLPGAMVGVDGQYLSQQPYYPTPIIPQPLASPGPVPQPVSYGPELVPAYPWDPSLLFPGALQGKTINGNPSNPCSKPNFSSQSHTLAHSKASPTTTSTSETKGSSPALDVSLTPAVRGQPLKQANKVAAAVLSKGYLPINKFASYTNQGKGGLLYPSSSINLKEDGRSLVGSEKLKARNKLHGLGDFDLLNEQNRGPRTNSSKSSWNSEVAPVGSLTAEKNQNSSISISAIVNKDDFNHPDFPTKYDHALFYVIKSYSEDDIHKSIKYNVWASTSNGNQRLDNAFQVAQEKMAGNGSKCPVFLFFSVNASGQFCGVAEMIGRVDFGKNMDFWQQDKWNGFFPVKWHIIKDVPNRQFRHIILENNDNKPVTNSRDAQEVKFPQGTEMLNIFKSYSSKASILDDFGFYENRQKGMQEKRSKQPTPNLVLSMPKADELAQFAKQGDPKFEVSSPQLTEMAAGKTKEDQTMVVAAK; this is translated from the exons ATGAAAAATCTGAAGATAGACCTACCACCAAAAGCCAGCAATGTCAAGATG TGTGGCCTTAAAGATGCAAGCCCCTCTGATTCAACATCTTGCATCTCCTCGGAGGATGCAACGAGCAGTATCAAAGAAAGTGAGGTGGACCAGAAAGCTCTGGTGGGCGATCAGTGCATGTATTACTATGGATACTACTATCCAGGTTTGGCTCTTATCCTATGTGTTTTATCAGCTTTTGAGAGATATATTTTTCCCTTGTCTGATGGTAGAGCAGGCACAGGGTTTAATGGGTCGTTTGGAGAATGGGATGACCAAAGTTACCTTTTGGGATCTGATGGCTTAGAAATGCAGCCTCCT GCCGTTCAAGCAGATAATGGATCCTTTGTATACTATATGCCAGGCATTCAACCTGGATATACTTCTTACAGCACATTCTTACCTGGAGCTATGGTCGGTGTTGATGGACAGTACTTGAGTCAACAGCCATATTACCCAACTCCTATAATCCCTCAACCACTTGCATCTCCAGGGCCTGTCCCTCAACCAGTTTCTTATGGACCTGAGCTGGTTCCTGCATATCCATGGGATCCATCTCTTCTTTTTCCAGGTGCACTCCAAGGAAAAACAATTAACGGGAATCCATCAAATCCATGTAGCAAGCCTAATTTCTCTTCCCAGAGCCACACACTTGCCCATTCAAAAGCTTCACCAACCACAACATCTACCTCAGAAACAAAAGGATCCTCACCAGCATTAGATGTGTCACTGACTCCTGCAGTACGGGGTCAACCTTTGAAGCAGGCGAATAAG GTTGCTGCTGCTGTTCTATCCAAAGGTTATCTTCCCATAAACAAGTTTGCTTCGTACACTAACCAAGGGAAAGGAGGCCTGCTGTATCCAAGCAGCTCCATTAATTTGAAAGAAGATGGAAGAAGTTTGGTTGGCAGCGAGAAGCTGAAAGCAAGAAACAAGCTACATGGCCTTGGCGATTTTGATTTGCTAAATGAACAGAACCGTGGTCCAAGAACAAATAGCTCCAAAAGTTCTTGGAACTCTGAGGTTGCACCAGTTGGATCTCTCACTGCTGAGAAGAATCAGAACAGTAGCATCTCAATTTCTGCTATTGTAAATAAAGATGACTTTAACCATCCTGATTTTCCTACAAAGTATGATCATGCTttgttttatgtgataaaatcatACAGTGAAGATGACATTCACAAGAGTATTAAGTATAATGTATGGGCAAGCACTTCAAATGGAAATCAAAGGCTTGACAATGCTTTTCAAGTTGCACAGGAGAAGATGGCAGGAAATGGTAGCAAGTGTCctgtgtttcttttcttttct GTTAACGCAAGTGGTCAGTTTTGTGGTGTAGCTGAAATGATTGGTCGAGTAGATTTTGGCAAGAACATGGATTTTTGGCAACAAGACAAGTGGAACGGGTTTTTCCCAGTAAAGTGGCACATAATAAAGGATGTTCCGAATCGACAGTTTCGTCATATAATATTGGAGAACAATGACAACAAGCCTGTTACAAATAGCAGAGATGCACAAGAG GTGAAATTTCCCCAAGGTACTGAGATGTTGAACATTTTTAAGAGCTATTCCTCAAAGGCTTCCATACTGGATGACTTTGGCTTTTATGAGAATCGGCAGAAAGGCATGCAGGAGAAAAGGAGCAAGCAACCTACTCCAAATTTGGTTCTTTCAATG CCAAAAGCTGATGAATTGGCCCAATTTGCAAAGCAAGGTGATCCAAAGTTTGAAGTTTCGAGTCCCCAGTTGACAGAGATGGCTGCCGGAAAGACCAAGGAAGATCAAACAATGGTGGTTGCAGCGAAGTAA
- the LOC103714186 gene encoding YTH domain-containing protein ECT4-like isoform X5, whose protein sequence is MKNLKIDLPPKASNVKMCGLKDASPSDSTSCISSEDATSSIKESEVDQKALVGDQCMYYYGYYYPGTGFNGSFGEWDDQSYLLGSDGLEMQPPAVQADNGSFVYYMPGIQPGYTSYSTFLPGAMVGVDGQYLSQQPYYPTPIIPQPLASPGPVPQPVSYGPELVPAYPWDPSLLFPGALQGKTINGNPSNPCSKPNFSSQSHTLAHSKASPTTTSTSETKGSSPALDVSLTPAVRGQPLKQANKVAAAVLSKGYLPINKFASYTNQGKGGLLYPSSSINLKEDGRSLVGSEKLKARNKLHGLGDFDLLNEQNRGPRTNSSKSSWNSEVAPVGSLTAEKNQNSSISISAIVNKDDFNHPDFPTKYDHALFYVIKSYSEDDIHKSIKYNVWASTSNGNQRLDNAFQVAQEKMAGNGSKCPVFLFFSVNASGQFCGVAEMIGRVDFGKNMDFWQQDKWNGFFPVKWHIIKDVPNRQFRHIILENNDNKPVTNSRDAQEVKFPQGTEMLNIFKSYSSKASILDDFGFYENRQKGMQEKRSKQPTPNLVLSMPKADELAQFAKQGDPKFEVSSPQLTEMAAGKTKEDQTMVVAAK, encoded by the exons ATGAAAAATCTGAAGATAGACCTACCACCAAAAGCCAGCAATGTCAAGATG TGTGGCCTTAAAGATGCAAGCCCCTCTGATTCAACATCTTGCATCTCCTCGGAGGATGCAACGAGCAGTATCAAAGAAAGTGAGGTGGACCAGAAAGCTCTGGTGGGCGATCAGTGCATGTATTACTATGGATACTACTATCCAG GCACAGGGTTTAATGGGTCGTTTGGAGAATGGGATGACCAAAGTTACCTTTTGGGATCTGATGGCTTAGAAATGCAGCCTCCT GCCGTTCAAGCAGATAATGGATCCTTTGTATACTATATGCCAGGCATTCAACCTGGATATACTTCTTACAGCACATTCTTACCTGGAGCTATGGTCGGTGTTGATGGACAGTACTTGAGTCAACAGCCATATTACCCAACTCCTATAATCCCTCAACCACTTGCATCTCCAGGGCCTGTCCCTCAACCAGTTTCTTATGGACCTGAGCTGGTTCCTGCATATCCATGGGATCCATCTCTTCTTTTTCCAGGTGCACTCCAAGGAAAAACAATTAACGGGAATCCATCAAATCCATGTAGCAAGCCTAATTTCTCTTCCCAGAGCCACACACTTGCCCATTCAAAAGCTTCACCAACCACAACATCTACCTCAGAAACAAAAGGATCCTCACCAGCATTAGATGTGTCACTGACTCCTGCAGTACGGGGTCAACCTTTGAAGCAGGCGAATAAG GTTGCTGCTGCTGTTCTATCCAAAGGTTATCTTCCCATAAACAAGTTTGCTTCGTACACTAACCAAGGGAAAGGAGGCCTGCTGTATCCAAGCAGCTCCATTAATTTGAAAGAAGATGGAAGAAGTTTGGTTGGCAGCGAGAAGCTGAAAGCAAGAAACAAGCTACATGGCCTTGGCGATTTTGATTTGCTAAATGAACAGAACCGTGGTCCAAGAACAAATAGCTCCAAAAGTTCTTGGAACTCTGAGGTTGCACCAGTTGGATCTCTCACTGCTGAGAAGAATCAGAACAGTAGCATCTCAATTTCTGCTATTGTAAATAAAGATGACTTTAACCATCCTGATTTTCCTACAAAGTATGATCATGCTttgttttatgtgataaaatcatACAGTGAAGATGACATTCACAAGAGTATTAAGTATAATGTATGGGCAAGCACTTCAAATGGAAATCAAAGGCTTGACAATGCTTTTCAAGTTGCACAGGAGAAGATGGCAGGAAATGGTAGCAAGTGTCctgtgtttcttttcttttct GTTAACGCAAGTGGTCAGTTTTGTGGTGTAGCTGAAATGATTGGTCGAGTAGATTTTGGCAAGAACATGGATTTTTGGCAACAAGACAAGTGGAACGGGTTTTTCCCAGTAAAGTGGCACATAATAAAGGATGTTCCGAATCGACAGTTTCGTCATATAATATTGGAGAACAATGACAACAAGCCTGTTACAAATAGCAGAGATGCACAAGAG GTGAAATTTCCCCAAGGTACTGAGATGTTGAACATTTTTAAGAGCTATTCCTCAAAGGCTTCCATACTGGATGACTTTGGCTTTTATGAGAATCGGCAGAAAGGCATGCAGGAGAAAAGGAGCAAGCAACCTACTCCAAATTTGGTTCTTTCAATG CCAAAAGCTGATGAATTGGCCCAATTTGCAAAGCAAGGTGATCCAAAGTTTGAAGTTTCGAGTCCCCAGTTGACAGAGATGGCTGCCGGAAAGACCAAGGAAGATCAAACAATGGTGGTTGCAGCGAAGTAA
- the LOC103714186 gene encoding YTH domain-containing protein ECT4-like isoform X6, with translation MKNLKIDLPPKASNVKMCGLKDASPSDSTSCISSEDATSSIKESEVDQKALVGDQCMYYYGYYYPGFNGSFGEWDDQSYLLGSDGLEMQPPAVQADNGSFVYYMPGIQPGYTSYSTFLPGAMVGVDGQYLSQQPYYPTPIIPQPLASPGPVPQPVSYGPELVPAYPWDPSLLFPGALQGKTINGNPSNPCSKPNFSSQSHTLAHSKASPTTTSTSETKGSSPALDVSLTPAVRGQPLKQANKVAAAVLSKGYLPINKFASYTNQGKGGLLYPSSSINLKEDGRSLVGSEKLKARNKLHGLGDFDLLNEQNRGPRTNSSKSSWNSEVAPVGSLTAEKNQNSSISISAIVNKDDFNHPDFPTKYDHALFYVIKSYSEDDIHKSIKYNVWASTSNGNQRLDNAFQVAQEKMAGNGSKCPVFLFFSVNASGQFCGVAEMIGRVDFGKNMDFWQQDKWNGFFPVKWHIIKDVPNRQFRHIILENNDNKPVTNSRDAQEVKFPQGTEMLNIFKSYSSKASILDDFGFYENRQKGMQEKRSKQPTPNLVLSMPKADELAQFAKQGDPKFEVSSPQLTEMAAGKTKEDQTMVVAAK, from the exons ATGAAAAATCTGAAGATAGACCTACCACCAAAAGCCAGCAATGTCAAGATG TGTGGCCTTAAAGATGCAAGCCCCTCTGATTCAACATCTTGCATCTCCTCGGAGGATGCAACGAGCAGTATCAAAGAAAGTGAGGTGGACCAGAAAGCTCTGGTGGGCGATCAGTGCATGTATTACTATGGATACTACTATCCAG GGTTTAATGGGTCGTTTGGAGAATGGGATGACCAAAGTTACCTTTTGGGATCTGATGGCTTAGAAATGCAGCCTCCT GCCGTTCAAGCAGATAATGGATCCTTTGTATACTATATGCCAGGCATTCAACCTGGATATACTTCTTACAGCACATTCTTACCTGGAGCTATGGTCGGTGTTGATGGACAGTACTTGAGTCAACAGCCATATTACCCAACTCCTATAATCCCTCAACCACTTGCATCTCCAGGGCCTGTCCCTCAACCAGTTTCTTATGGACCTGAGCTGGTTCCTGCATATCCATGGGATCCATCTCTTCTTTTTCCAGGTGCACTCCAAGGAAAAACAATTAACGGGAATCCATCAAATCCATGTAGCAAGCCTAATTTCTCTTCCCAGAGCCACACACTTGCCCATTCAAAAGCTTCACCAACCACAACATCTACCTCAGAAACAAAAGGATCCTCACCAGCATTAGATGTGTCACTGACTCCTGCAGTACGGGGTCAACCTTTGAAGCAGGCGAATAAG GTTGCTGCTGCTGTTCTATCCAAAGGTTATCTTCCCATAAACAAGTTTGCTTCGTACACTAACCAAGGGAAAGGAGGCCTGCTGTATCCAAGCAGCTCCATTAATTTGAAAGAAGATGGAAGAAGTTTGGTTGGCAGCGAGAAGCTGAAAGCAAGAAACAAGCTACATGGCCTTGGCGATTTTGATTTGCTAAATGAACAGAACCGTGGTCCAAGAACAAATAGCTCCAAAAGTTCTTGGAACTCTGAGGTTGCACCAGTTGGATCTCTCACTGCTGAGAAGAATCAGAACAGTAGCATCTCAATTTCTGCTATTGTAAATAAAGATGACTTTAACCATCCTGATTTTCCTACAAAGTATGATCATGCTttgttttatgtgataaaatcatACAGTGAAGATGACATTCACAAGAGTATTAAGTATAATGTATGGGCAAGCACTTCAAATGGAAATCAAAGGCTTGACAATGCTTTTCAAGTTGCACAGGAGAAGATGGCAGGAAATGGTAGCAAGTGTCctgtgtttcttttcttttct GTTAACGCAAGTGGTCAGTTTTGTGGTGTAGCTGAAATGATTGGTCGAGTAGATTTTGGCAAGAACATGGATTTTTGGCAACAAGACAAGTGGAACGGGTTTTTCCCAGTAAAGTGGCACATAATAAAGGATGTTCCGAATCGACAGTTTCGTCATATAATATTGGAGAACAATGACAACAAGCCTGTTACAAATAGCAGAGATGCACAAGAG GTGAAATTTCCCCAAGGTACTGAGATGTTGAACATTTTTAAGAGCTATTCCTCAAAGGCTTCCATACTGGATGACTTTGGCTTTTATGAGAATCGGCAGAAAGGCATGCAGGAGAAAAGGAGCAAGCAACCTACTCCAAATTTGGTTCTTTCAATG CCAAAAGCTGATGAATTGGCCCAATTTGCAAAGCAAGGTGATCCAAAGTTTGAAGTTTCGAGTCCCCAGTTGACAGAGATGGCTGCCGGAAAGACCAAGGAAGATCAAACAATGGTGGTTGCAGCGAAGTAA